From Pirellulales bacterium, a single genomic window includes:
- a CDS encoding ketoacyl-ACP synthase III, producing the protein MASGTVKQVRIAGIASAVPERVRTLEDDAQIFGATEIERISQNIGVRKRHVASASTCTSDLCYAAADRLLKDLGWEQESIDAVIFVSQTPDYFMPATACVLQDRLGLSRGCAAFDVNQGCAGYVYGLWIGSQLARGGCGRVLVLVGDTMSRLVAPRDRTVTSLFGDAGTATALEFSAGAANMHFEFGTDGSGRGCLVVPAGAFRQPHSPQTSERVEQSGGNFRSAEDVFMDGGEVFTFVLREVPRLVQSILTAAERTVTDIDAFVFHQANRFMLGHLTKRLRLPPERVAIGLTDYGNTSSASIPLAITTELRESLAPARQRLLLAGFGAGFAWGAAVLECGPVCLPPVIIVADESRSA; encoded by the coding sequence ATGGCTAGCGGAACCGTCAAACAAGTGCGCATCGCGGGCATCGCCAGCGCTGTGCCCGAGCGGGTACGTACGCTGGAAGATGACGCGCAGATCTTCGGCGCCACCGAGATCGAGCGCATTAGCCAGAATATTGGGGTGCGCAAGCGTCACGTGGCGAGTGCATCGACCTGTACTTCTGACCTGTGCTACGCCGCGGCAGATCGCCTGCTCAAGGATCTTGGCTGGGAACAGGAATCGATCGACGCGGTGATTTTTGTTTCACAAACGCCCGATTACTTCATGCCCGCCACCGCCTGCGTGCTGCAAGACAGGTTAGGTCTGTCGCGCGGCTGCGCTGCGTTCGACGTGAATCAAGGTTGTGCTGGCTATGTGTATGGATTGTGGATCGGCAGTCAGTTGGCGCGCGGCGGATGTGGCCGCGTGCTGGTGCTGGTCGGTGACACGATGAGCCGCCTGGTTGCGCCGCGTGATCGGACCGTAACGAGCTTGTTTGGCGACGCCGGCACGGCCACAGCGTTGGAATTCTCGGCGGGTGCAGCGAACATGCACTTCGAATTCGGCACGGACGGCAGCGGTCGCGGCTGCTTGGTGGTACCCGCCGGCGCATTCCGTCAGCCACACTCACCTCAGACCAGCGAACGCGTCGAACAATCGGGCGGCAACTTCCGCAGTGCAGAAGACGTGTTTATGGACGGCGGTGAGGTCTTCACCTTCGTGCTGCGCGAAGTGCCCCGCCTCGTGCAGTCGATCCTTACCGCGGCGGAAAGGACCGTGACTGACATTGATGCCTTTGTGTTCCATCAGGCCAACCGCTTCATGCTTGGCCACCTGACCAAGCGACTGCGGCTACCGCCGGAGCGCGTGGCCATTGGATTGACAGACTACGGAAATACCAGTTCGGCCTCGATACCGCTGGCCATCACCACCGAGCTTCGCGAGTCGCTTGCGCCGGCGCGGCAGCGGCTGTTGTTGGCCGGCTTCGGAGCTGGTTTTGCCTGGGGTGCCGCAGTGTTGGAATGCGGACCGGTCTGCCTGCCACCGGTGATCATTGTTGCCGACGAATCAAGATCCGCATAA